One Solibacillus sp. R5-41 DNA segment encodes these proteins:
- a CDS encoding ABC transporter permease: protein MTDITKLSVIEQFFFYMGENGSYIFSQFINHFLLSIYGVLLASVVGIPIGIVISKFPRSSGLIITLANIIQTIPALALMAMIMLVLGLGKTAVIVTVFFYSLLPIIKNTHVGITTINHSLTDAGRGMGMTKLQVLYMVEIPLSLSVIITGIRIALVVAIGIVAIGAFIGAGGLGDIIVRGTNATNGTAIILAGAIPTALMAILADVLLLWLERRLDPTKRKKLKIV from the coding sequence ATGACTGATATCACAAAGCTATCCGTTATCGAGCAATTTTTCTTTTACATGGGGGAAAATGGGTCTTACATCTTTTCACAATTTATAAATCATTTTTTATTATCAATTTATGGTGTTTTACTCGCATCGGTCGTAGGTATTCCAATCGGGATTGTAATTTCAAAATTTCCACGCTCCTCTGGACTAATCATTACATTGGCGAATATTATTCAAACGATTCCTGCACTTGCATTAATGGCCATGATTATGCTTGTTTTAGGACTTGGAAAAACGGCGGTAATTGTGACAGTTTTCTTCTATTCATTATTGCCGATTATTAAAAATACACATGTCGGCATTACAACGATTAATCACAGCTTAACGGATGCTGGACGTGGGATGGGTATGACGAAGCTTCAAGTGCTTTATATGGTTGAAATCCCCCTTAGCTTATCGGTCATCATTACTGGTATTCGAATCGCGTTAGTCGTAGCGATTGGTATTGTTGCGATTGGTGCCTTTATCGGTGCTGGTGGCTTAGGCGATATTATTGTTCGAGGGACAAATGCCACGAATGGAACAGCCATCATATTAGCAGGTGCGATTCCTACTGCTCTCATGGCGATTTTGGCAGATGTATTGTTACTCTGGTTGGAGCGACGTCTTGATCCGACGAAACGAAAAAAACTTAAAATTGTCTAG
- a CDS encoding betaine/proline/choline family ABC transporter ATP-binding protein (Members of the family are the ATP-binding subunit of ABC transporters for substrates such as betaine, L-proline or other amino acids, choline, carnitine, etc. The substrate specificity is best determined from the substrate-binding subunit, rather than this subunit, as it interacts with the permease subunit and not with substrate directly.) produces MLHIEKLRKVYRGGKVAVDNLTLDIQKGEFIAFIGTSGSGKTTALRMLNRMVEPTSGTVTINGKDMMKMNPVTLRRSIGYVIQQIGLMPHMTIRDNITLVPRLLQWQKEKSEATAKHLISLVNLPESYLDYYPSQLSGGQQQRIGVIRALAAEQDIILMDEPFGALDPITRDTLQDLIKELQKNLNKTIIFVTHDMDEAIKLADKIAIMHDGKLIQFDTPDNILSNPVNNFVKEFIGSHRLIQQKPNFKTVDEVMIKPISITLERSLDEAIRLMVKSRVDTLFVTDGDNRLLGYLNVESLTGEARSKKSVAEVYIKEIVYMKTGSKLQDTVRRILNRNLNNIPVVDHQNHLIGLITRANIVDIVYETIWGDEEQELTNS; encoded by the coding sequence ATGCTACATATCGAAAAGTTAAGAAAAGTTTATCGTGGTGGCAAAGTTGCCGTCGATAATTTAACACTTGATATACAAAAAGGAGAATTTATCGCCTTTATTGGTACGAGTGGTAGCGGAAAAACAACGGCACTTCGCATGCTAAATCGCATGGTCGAGCCTACAAGTGGTACTGTGACGATAAATGGAAAAGATATGATGAAAATGAATCCGGTCACGCTAAGACGTAGTATTGGCTATGTTATTCAACAAATCGGTTTAATGCCGCATATGACCATCCGAGACAATATCACGCTCGTCCCTCGTTTACTTCAATGGCAAAAAGAAAAATCTGAAGCTACGGCAAAACACTTAATCTCATTAGTCAACTTGCCAGAATCCTATTTAGATTACTACCCTTCTCAATTATCTGGTGGTCAACAGCAACGGATCGGTGTTATCCGAGCATTAGCTGCTGAGCAGGATATCATTTTAATGGACGAGCCTTTTGGGGCACTCGACCCCATTACACGCGATACCTTACAAGACTTAATTAAAGAGCTGCAAAAAAATTTAAATAAAACGATTATTTTCGTCACGCATGATATGGATGAGGCGATAAAATTGGCGGATAAAATTGCGATTATGCATGATGGCAAGCTTATTCAGTTTGATACGCCAGACAATATTTTGTCCAATCCCGTTAATAATTTCGTGAAAGAATTTATCGGGTCTCATCGATTAATCCAGCAAAAGCCAAATTTCAAAACCGTTGACGAAGTTATGATCAAGCCAATTTCAATTACGCTTGAGCGCAGTTTGGATGAGGCCATTCGATTAATGGTTAAATCACGTGTCGATACGTTGTTTGTAACAGATGGCGACAATCGCTTGCTTGGCTATTTAAATGTTGAAAGCTTAACAGGTGAAGCGCGTTCGAAAAAAAGCGTTGCGGAAGTATATATTAAAGAAATTGTTTATATGAAAACGGGTTCAAAATTACAAGATACTGTTCGCCGCATTTTAAACCGTAATTTAAATAATATTCCAGTAGTCGATCATCAAAATCATTTAATTGGGCTCATTACTCGTGCAAACATCGTGGATATCGTCTATGAAACAATTTGGGGCGATGAGGAACAGGAGTTGACAAATTCATGA
- a CDS encoding ABC transporter permease yields MINFFIENTADIFLKTWEHIYISFIALLLGTLIAVPLGILLSKTKKIAKIVLTITSMLQTVPSLALLAIMIPFFGVGKVPAIIALCIYSLLPILNNTFTGMQSVNENVKAAGRAMGMTPFQSLRMIELPLAMPIIMSGIRLSAVYVISWATLASYIGAGGLGDFIFNGLNLFKIDLIVGGAVIVTILALFTDFFLSRVERVIIPKGLRIQGGRTS; encoded by the coding sequence ATGATCAACTTTTTCATTGAGAATACGGCGGATATTTTTTTAAAAACATGGGAACATATTTATATTTCATTCATTGCATTATTGTTAGGTACGCTCATTGCAGTACCTTTAGGCATTCTTTTATCTAAAACAAAGAAAATCGCGAAAATTGTGCTCACGATTACGAGCATGCTACAAACAGTCCCTTCCCTCGCACTGCTTGCCATTATGATACCATTTTTTGGGGTAGGGAAAGTGCCTGCAATTATTGCACTTTGCATTTATTCCCTTCTCCCCATTTTAAATAACACCTTTACGGGAATGCAGTCTGTGAATGAAAACGTAAAAGCAGCAGGTCGTGCGATGGGAATGACACCGTTTCAGTCTCTCCGAATGATTGAACTGCCGCTCGCAATGCCAATCATTATGTCCGGGATCCGGTTATCTGCTGTGTATGTCATTTCATGGGCAACACTCGCTTCCTATATTGGCGCAGGTGGTTTAGGTGACTTTATCTTTAACGGTTTAAATTTATTTAAAATTGATCTCATTGTAGGCGGTGCAGTTATCGTTACGATATTAGCACTGTTTACAGACTTCTTTTTAAGCCGAGTCGAGCGAGTAATAATTCCAAAAGGGCTTCGTATACAAGGAGGTCGCACATCATGA
- a CDS encoding osmoprotectant ABC transporter substrate-binding protein produces MKKFLPFVLVMLFLSACSNQDNSTIRIGSMVTTESQILAYIVKDMIEYYTDEEVELINNLGSSIVLHQAMLNGDANISAVRYTGTDLIGVLKQKPTSDPQKALEMVQRLFQEQFNMTFFNSYGFDNTFAFMVTRETADKYQLQKVSDFEAIAAELEVGVDTSWMNREGDGYKDFSAKYGFEFGRVFPMQIGLVYDAVAQGELDAVLGYTTDGRIASYDLVVLEDDLHFFPPYDASPFANTDLLEEKPEVKKVLELLVGQISTAEMQRLNFLADNNLIEPAIVAENFLIKENYFSGGDTP; encoded by the coding sequence ATGAAAAAATTCCTACCTTTTGTACTAGTGATGCTGTTTCTAAGTGCATGTAGCAATCAAGATAATAGCACAATTCGCATCGGTTCTATGGTGACGACAGAAAGCCAAATATTAGCTTATATAGTCAAAGACATGATTGAATATTACACGGATGAAGAAGTGGAGCTCATAAATAATCTCGGCTCTTCTATTGTTCTCCATCAAGCAATGCTAAATGGTGACGCGAATATTTCAGCGGTTCGCTACACTGGAACCGATTTAATAGGCGTACTCAAGCAAAAGCCTACGAGTGATCCGCAAAAGGCTTTAGAAATGGTACAGCGCTTATTCCAAGAACAATTTAATATGACATTTTTTAATTCCTATGGTTTCGATAATACGTTTGCCTTTATGGTGACACGTGAAACAGCAGACAAGTATCAGCTTCAAAAGGTGAGTGATTTTGAAGCAATCGCAGCGGAGTTAGAAGTCGGAGTGGATACGTCTTGGATGAATCGTGAAGGGGATGGCTATAAAGATTTTAGTGCGAAATATGGCTTTGAATTTGGACGTGTCTTCCCTATGCAAATCGGTCTTGTTTATGATGCTGTTGCACAAGGCGAGCTCGATGCTGTACTTGGCTACACGACGGATGGACGAATTGCTTCCTATGATTTGGTCGTTTTAGAGGATGACCTTCATTTTTTCCCACCATATGATGCATCCCCCTTTGCGAACACCGATTTATTAGAGGAAAAGCCTGAAGTAAAAAAAGTATTAGAACTACTAGTTGGGCAAATTTCCACAGCGGAAATGCAACGATTAAACTTTTTAGCGGATAATAACTTAATTGAACCAGCAATCGTCGCTGAAAACTTTTTAATTAAGGAAAATTACTTCTCTGGAGGTGACACGCCATGA